From the genome of Euzebyales bacterium:
AGACATCAGACCTCACTCGGACAGGACCGCGATCCGGCCGATCGCGCGCCTGGTCCGACGCAGGGACGTACGCAGCTGCGCGGCGTACGCGCCCGAGGCGCCACGACGCAACGCACGGCGGACCGCGACGACGCGGCGCTGCGGGTGGCGCACCATCGTGGGCACGTACTCGACGCGGCGGATGCCCAGCGATCCGTCGCGGCGCTCGCCGACGATCAGGCGCACGATCACGCCGTCCTGCGTCGCCGGGCGACAGCAGGCGGCCGTCTGGTTCGACAACAGGTTGCCGAGCCCGTACACGACGACCTTGCCATGGCGTCGCCCGACCGGCTGCACGACGTGGGCGTGGTGGCCGACGAGACCGTCGACGGCCGGCGACGCGAGGAGGCGACGGGCCAGGCGGCGCTGCGCCGCCGTCGGCGCCGTGACGTACTCGGCGCCCCAGTGCAGGCTGATGACCACCAGCTCCGCACCGTGCCGGCGGGCCCGGCGGGCATCGTGCAGGATCCGACGCCGGTCGATGAGATCGACGGTCCACGGGCGGTCCGACGGCACCATCGCACCGTTCAGGCCGTACGTGTACGACAGGTGCGCGACCCGCCGGCCGCGCACGCGGTAGATGCGCACGCGCTGTGCCTCGCGCCGTGTGCGCGCGGTCCCGGCGTGGCCCAGCCCGGCCCGGTCGAGCGCTCGCAAGGTCTCCCCGACGCCCGGCGTGCCACGATCCAACGCGTGGTTCGAAGCGACCGAGCAGCCGTCATAGCCGACATCGGCCAGGGCAGCGGCGAGGTGGTGCGGGGCGTTGAAGGCCGGATAGCCCGACAGCGCCGTCAGATCGCGGGTCAGCGGCACCTCCAGGTGGCACAGGGCCAGATGGGCGGTGCGGATCGGCCGGCGGATGCCACGCAGCAGCGTTCGAAAGTCGTAGGACCCGTGTACGCGGCGCGCCGCGGCGATCACGGGAAGGTGCGGCAGCACGTCACCGGTCACGGCGATGGTGAACGTCGTCGACCGCGACCGGACCGGCACGCGGACGCTGAACCGCATGACCTCGCGCGCGGCAGCAGCCTCGCGGTCCACGGGCGCGTCACGACGACCGTCGGCGGCAGGTCCGCGGATCGCACCAGATGCGGTCGGCGGCTGGACGGTGCGCCCCGATACGACGGCGGCGAGAGGCCCGCGGATCGCACCGGTCGCGGTCGGCGCTGGGACGGTGCGCCCCGATACGACATCGACGACAGGCGATCGCACCGCGCGGTCCGGGCTGACCCGCGCTGGCGCGTCGTGGCGAGAGGAACCAGCAACCGGTGCTGGAGCGTCGGAGCGAGAGGGACCAGCGACCGGCGTGATCCCGTCTGCGGGGAACACCGCCGCCAACGCCAGGGCGAGCCCGACGATGGCCGTCACCAGGCGGAGGACGCCACGTCGAGGTGCCATCGAGCCCCGGTCGGCCGGTACATACGCCAGCCTAGCGACCCTTGTGCGGTCAGCGCGCATCTCGTAATTCGAACAGCCACACTGGTGACGTGGAGCAGGTTCATGCGCCGGCACCGCCGGTCACCCCCGTCCGCGCACGGATCCTTGGCATCGACATGGCGCGGGCGTTTGCGATCATCGGCATGGTGATGGTGCACATCGGACCTCGCGACCTGCCCGGCGGCGGCCTGTCGGGAGCCGTCTACCGCTCGACCCACGGGCGCGCCGCGATCGTGTTCATCGTGCTCGCCGGTATCGGAGTGTCACTGCTGGCCGGCGACCACTCGCCGGACCGCATCACCGCCACCCGGATGCGCCTGGGCTGGCGGACACTGGTGCTGCTGCCCGCCGGGCTGGCGCTGCAGACGCTCGACATCGACGTCGCGGTGATCCTGCAGTACTACGCCGTCTACTTCCTGGTCGCCATGGCGGCGCTGGAGCTAAGCGACCGCGCGCTGCTGATTGTGGCCGCCTCCAGCGTGACGTTGGGGCCCGTGGTGCTGATCTGGCTCGAGCGCACCGTGCCGGACTGGTTCCTGGGCGGCGTCCCTGCCTGGGACGACGCGTCACGCATCGTGCGCGACATCGCCCTGACCGGCTACTACCCGGTCGTCGTGTGGACCGCGCCGCTCGTGCTGGGCATGTGGATCGGCCGACGCGACCTGGTCTCGACGACGGTCGTGCGATCGGTCGGGCTGGCCGGCGCGGTCGTAGCCGCCGTCGCCTTCCTGACGTCCGACGGGCTCGTCGCGCTGCTGGGTCCGGCCACCTCGTCGACCGACGCGAGCCAGCTCTACGTCATCGAGCCGCACAACGAGATGCCGTTGTGGATGCTGTCGTCGGCAGGGATCGCGGTCACCGTGATCGCGGGGTGCGTGTTGCTGGCGCGCCGACTGCCGCGCATCACCTGGCCACTCGTCGCGTTCGGACAGCTCGCGCTGACCGCCTACGTCACCCACCTGCTCGTGTTGCACCGGTGGCCGCAGTGGCTGGACCGCAGCACCTACGGCGCCGCGTGGCTGTCGGTCAGTCGCTTCACGCTCGTCGCGCTCGTGCTGGCGACCGCCCACCGCGCTGTCGCTGCGCGCGGTCCCTTCGAGCTGCTGCTGCGCCCATCGGCGCTGCTGTCGCGACGTCAGGACCGACCCGACGAGGGCCATTGACGTCGGAGACGACCTGAACTCGGCGACCAAAGGTGGGGCAGCGAACTTCGGGGTGGTAGCCCAGACCTCAAGGTGTGGGCGACTTCTCGCGCCCAGCACGAACTACGAACTGCGCACATCGGGCTCAGTGGCTGGCGACCAGCCGTTTGAGCGCGGCCCGGTCGATCTTGCCGAGGTGGGTGCGGGGCAAGTCGTCGAGCACGACCACCTGACGGGGATGCTTGTACGGATCGAGGCGTTCGAGGACGAACCGCTGCAGGTCCTCGGCCAGACCGGGTGCAGCGCGCGCCGCCACGACGAACGCGACCGGCTTGACCAGACCATCGTCGTCGGCCGCGCCGACGACGACGCACTCGGTCACCTGGTCGTGTTCGAGCAGGCAGCTCTCGACCTCGGCCGGCAGCAACCACTTGCCCTTGACCTTCAGCGCGTCGTCGCCGCGTCCGACGTAGGTGACATAGCCATCGTCGTCGACGGAGATGAGGTCCCCGGTCACGACCCACTCCCCGCGGAATACCCGCTGTGTCTCCGGCATGTTCCGCCAGTAGGCAGTGGCGCGCGACCCGCCCCGCACCCACAGCCGACCGACGTCGCCGGACGGCACGCGGACCCCGTCGTCGTCGCGGACCTCGAGGTCGTAGCCGGAGACGGCGGTGCCCAGCGTCCCGGGACGGACCTTCCCCGGCTGGTTGCTGATGAAGACGTGCCACATCTCGGCGGTGCCGAGCCCGTCGTAGAGCGGCACGTCGACCATCGACATCCAGCGCTCGTACAGCGTCACGGGCAGCGCCTCGCCCGCGGAGGTCGCGAACCGCAGGTTGGACAGGTCGCGCGGGGCAGCGGCCTGCTCGTCGACCATCCTGGCGATCATCGACGGCACGTTGACGAGCACGGTCGCCCGGTGGCGTTCGATGCGGTCGAGCAGGCCGTCGGGGGTCGGGTGGTCACCGAACAGCACCGCCGAGCCGCCGACCGCGAACGGGAAGAACAGCACCGCGCCCAACGCGTAGCCGAAGTAGAGCTTCGGCACGCCGATCGCAACGTCGTCGTCGCGGTAGCGCATGGTCTGCTTGGCATAGCGCTCCGCGGCGTTGGCGTAGGACCCGTGGCTCTGCACGACCGCCTTGGGCCGGCCGGTCGTGCCACCCGAGAACAGCCAGATGGCCGCGTCGTCCCGGTGCGTGGCGACCGTCACGAGCTCGTCCTCGACGTCCATGTCGTCCAACGCCACGTGCGACGTCCCGCCGCCGTCGACCAGCAGGCGGGGCGCGGGTTCGCGGCTGCCGGCTGCGGCCGCCTCGAAGGTCGGGACCACCGATGGCGCAACGACCGCGACCGGCACGCGTCCGTAGTCCAGGATTGCCCGCAGCGCGTCGACCCCCAGCCCGGGGTTGACCATCACCACGACGGCACCGAGCTTGAGGATGCCGAACAGCGCACCGACGAAGGCCGCACCGTCGGGCAGCGCGACGATCACCCGCTCCTCCTGGCGCACCCCGAGCTGCCGGAGCGCGTTGCCGAACCGGGCTGCCAGCCGGTCGACGTCGGCGTAGGAGCAGGTCCCTTCGTCGAGGCGCAGCGCGGTCCGATCGCCCCGGCCCTCACGCAGGCGGTCGCCGAGGTAGTAGTCGGCGATGTTCAGCAGGTCGCTCGATGTCATGGCCCTCTCCCGTCCCCGACCGCATCGTAGTCCTGGCGACGTGGGGCGATCGCTGACATGGCGACACCGTCGGCGGCACGCTCCACCGGTCGACCCCAGCCCTACCGGGCCGTCGGTCCGGTCAGTGGGGGACGGCGTCGGCGAGGCGGTCGAGCTGGGTGAGGTCGGCGACGGCGGGCAGCAGGATAAGGTGGTCGCAGCCGGCGTCGGCGTAGGCTTGGACGAACTCGCGGACCTCCAGCGGGTTGGTCAGCAGCCCGTCCGCGATGCGTCGCGAGAACGGCCCGGTGAAGGCGTAGTAGTCGAGTAGGTAGTTGCGGCCGGCGCTCGCGCCGTCGCCGAGCGCGAAGTAGCCCTGGCCCCACAGCTCGGGCTCGCCCGGCCGGCCGGCGTCGGCCCACGCCGAGCGCGCCTGGGCCGCTGCCCGCTCGAACGCCCGTGGTGGACCGCCGCCGTGGAAGTAGCCGTCCGACAGCCGCGCCATACGGGCGAACGCCGGTCCGCTGCCACCGCCCACGAGGACGCGTGGCGCGCGCCGCGACGCGCTGGTCGGGGTCAAGTGGCCCTCGTCCCAGATCGCCCGGAGCGCGGTGAGTTGATCGGTCAGCCGTGCACCGCGCGGCCGGTCGAACTCGTTACACGCGTAGTCGTCGCCGCGGGCGCCGATCGCCACCCCCAGCGTCAGGCGCCCACCGGACAGGACGTCGAGGCTGATCGCCTGCTTGGCGAGCGTGGAGCACTCCCGCAGGGGTGCGATGAGGATGCACGTCACGAGCTCGACGCGGCTGGTGACAGCGGCCGCGGTGGCCAGCGACACCATCGGCTCGACGTTGTCGTACACGATCCGGTCGACCGTGCCGAGGCTGGCGAACGGTCCGCCGTCAGCGCGCCTGGCCCACTCGACGATGGTCGCCGCCTCCACCCCGGGCACCGCGTTGGGCAGTCCGACCCCGACGTCCATGTTGGTTCTCCTCAGGTGCCGCCGTTACGACCTGACGCGCTGCTCGGCCAGCCATGGCGGCTCGTCGGGCAGCGGGCGGCCGACGATCACGAGGTCGGCCCTGCCGGACGCGAGCACGTGGTCGGCCTGCGCCAGCGTCGACAGGTCGCCCGACGCGATCGTGGGCACGCCGGCGCAGTTGCGGATGAGATCGCTCCAGGCGGCATAGTAGACACCCGCGTAGTCAGGACGCGCGTGTGGGGTGGTCTGGCCGGCGACGACATGCAGGACGTCGGCGCCGTGCTCGGACAGCGCGCGCGCGATGACGACCGCGTCGTCCTCGGACAGCCCGCCTGGCTGCAGGTCGCTGGCCGACATGCAGACCGACAGCGGCCTTCCGCGCGGCCACACCTCGCGCACGGCGTCGAGGATCTCGAGCGGGAACCGCAGCCGCCCGTGCACGTCACCACCCAGCTCGTCCTCCCGGTGGTTGGTCAATGGTGATAGGAAGCTGGACACCAGGTAGCCGTGGCCGAAGTGCAGCTCGAGCAGGTCGAACCCCGCGGCGTGGGCCCGCCGGGCGGCGCCGGCGAAGTCGTCGCGGACGTCGACCCGTCGCCGCTCGTCGAGGGCGTGGGGGACGATCCCACCCGCGGTGTAGGGCACGGCCGATGCCGCGACGAGTGGCCAGCCACCCGTGCGCAGAGGCAGGTCCACGCCCTCGTCGCGTGTCCTCGTGGCGCCGCGGGGCCCGGCGTGGTTCAGCTGGATGCCCAGCAGGGTCGGCGTCGCGCCCCGCACGTCGTCGAGCACGGCCGCCCAGCGCTCAGCCTGCGCGTCGGTCCACAGGCCGCCGTCACCGGGTGTGATGCGCCCGTGCGCCGACACCGCCACGTGCTCGACCACGACGACGGCGGCGCCGCCGACGGTGGCGCGCGCGTAGCGGCGGACCGCATCGTCGGACGCCCTGCCGTCGTCGGCGCGGTCATCCGGTGCGACCGTCAGCACCATGCGGTTTGCCAGGCGCTGCCCGCCGAGGTCGATGCCCGTCAGCGACGGCGGCGGCGGGATCACCAGCGGCACGTCGTGGCCACGCTCCGCCTCCTCGGCGAACCACCGGTCGATCGCCTGCACCAGACCCGGATCGCGGCGCTGCATGCTCTGGTGGTCGATCCGCTCGCTGCGCGTCAGCAGGGAGTACGCGAACTGCGGTGGCGCGAACCCCCAGTAGCGGTGATAGCGGGCGAACCAGTCGAGGCTCTCGGCGGCGGCCTGCTGCACGCGGGCGACCGCAGGACGGCGCGTCGCCTCGTACTCGGCGAGCGCGACGTCGAGGTCGTCGTAGCGGCCAAGCGCATCGGCGAGTGCGATGGCGTCCTCGAGGGCCAGCTTGGTGCCCGATCCGATCGAGAAGTGCGCGGTGTGCGCGGCGTCGCCGATCAGCACGACGTTGCCGTGCCGCCACGAGGCGTTGCGCACCGTGGTCCAGTCGAGCCACTTCGAGTTGTTGGGGATCAGCTCGTGACCCTCGAGGTCGTCGGCGAACAGGTCGGCCAGGAACGCGATCGACCGGTCGTCGCTGTCCCCGGGCCGCAGCGACGCGGCGTCGACAACGTCGAGCCCGGCCGCTCGCCAGACCTGCTCCGACGCCTCGACGATGAAAGTGCTGGTGGTCTCGCTGAACGGGTAGATGTGGACCTGGAACAGCCCGTGCGTGGTCTGTCTGAAGATGAACGTGAACGCGTCGAACAGCTTCGTCGTGCCCAGCCAGATGTACTTGCTGCCCTCGACGGTCAGGCTTGGTTGGAACGCGTCGCGCCACGTCCGGCGGACCAGGCTGTTGAGGCCGTCGGCGCCCAGCAGCAGGTCGGCGTCGGCCCGCTGCCCCTCCACGTCGTCGACCTGCGCACGGAACCGCACGTCAGCGCCGAGCTCGACGGCACGTTGCTGCAGGATCTCCAGCAGGCGGTGGCGGGAGACGGCCGCGAACCGGTTCCCTCGGGCCCGGATCCGTGCACCCCGGTAGCGGATCTCGACCGGATCCCACCGCGCGC
Proteins encoded in this window:
- a CDS encoding LLM class flavin-dependent oxidoreductase; the encoded protein is MDVGVGLPNAVPGVEAATIVEWARRADGGPFASLGTVDRIVYDNVEPMVSLATAAAVTSRVELVTCILIAPLRECSTLAKQAISLDVLSGGRLTLGVAIGARGDDYACNEFDRPRGARLTDQLTALRAIWDEGHLTPTSASRRAPRVLVGGGSGPAFARMARLSDGYFHGGGPPRAFERAAAQARSAWADAGRPGEPELWGQGYFALGDGASAGRNYLLDYYAFTGPFSRRIADGLLTNPLEVREFVQAYADAGCDHLILLPAVADLTQLDRLADAVPH
- a CDS encoding FAD-dependent monooxygenase, producing the protein MKVTSIGGGPGGLYAAILLKLADPATDVTVLERNAPDDTFGFGVVFSAATLSELADADPVSHDRFLRACARWDPVEIRYRGARIRARGNRFAAVSRHRLLEILQQRAVELGADVRFRAQVDDVEGQRADADLLLGADGLNSLVRRTWRDAFQPSLTVEGSKYIWLGTTKLFDAFTFIFRQTTHGLFQVHIYPFSETTSTFIVEASEQVWRAAGLDVVDAASLRPGDSDDRSIAFLADLFADDLEGHELIPNNSKWLDWTTVRNASWRHGNVVLIGDAAHTAHFSIGSGTKLALEDAIALADALGRYDDLDVALAEYEATRRPAVARVQQAAAESLDWFARYHRYWGFAPPQFAYSLLTRSERIDHQSMQRRDPGLVQAIDRWFAEEAERGHDVPLVIPPPPSLTGIDLGGQRLANRMVLTVAPDDRADDGRASDDAVRRYARATVGGAAVVVVEHVAVSAHGRITPGDGGLWTDAQAERWAAVLDDVRGATPTLLGIQLNHAGPRGATRTRDEGVDLPLRTGGWPLVAASAVPYTAGGIVPHALDERRRVDVRDDFAGAARRAHAAGFDLLELHFGHGYLVSSFLSPLTNHREDELGGDVHGRLRFPLEILDAVREVWPRGRPLSVCMSASDLQPGGLSEDDAVVIARALSEHGADVLHVVAGQTTPHARPDYAGVYYAAWSDLIRNCAGVPTIASGDLSTLAQADHVLASGRADLVIVGRPLPDEPPWLAEQRVRS
- a CDS encoding acyltransferase family protein yields the protein MEQVHAPAPPVTPVRARILGIDMARAFAIIGMVMVHIGPRDLPGGGLSGAVYRSTHGRAAIVFIVLAGIGVSLLAGDHSPDRITATRMRLGWRTLVLLPAGLALQTLDIDVAVILQYYAVYFLVAMAALELSDRALLIVAASSVTLGPVVLIWLERTVPDWFLGGVPAWDDASRIVRDIALTGYYPVVVWTAPLVLGMWIGRRDLVSTTVVRSVGLAGAVVAAVAFLTSDGLVALLGPATSSTDASQLYVIEPHNEMPLWMLSSAGIAVTVIAGCVLLARRLPRITWPLVAFGQLALTAYVTHLLVLHRWPQWLDRSTYGAAWLSVSRFTLVALVLATAHRAVAARGPFELLLRPSALLSRRQDRPDEGH
- a CDS encoding benzoate-CoA ligase family protein; its protein translation is MTSSDLLNIADYYLGDRLREGRGDRTALRLDEGTCSYADVDRLAARFGNALRQLGVRQEERVIVALPDGAAFVGALFGILKLGAVVVMVNPGLGVDALRAILDYGRVPVAVVAPSVVPTFEAAAAGSREPAPRLLVDGGGTSHVALDDMDVEDELVTVATHRDDAAIWLFSGGTTGRPKAVVQSHGSYANAAERYAKQTMRYRDDDVAIGVPKLYFGYALGAVLFFPFAVGGSAVLFGDHPTPDGLLDRIERHRATVLVNVPSMIARMVDEQAAAPRDLSNLRFATSAGEALPVTLYERWMSMVDVPLYDGLGTAEMWHVFISNQPGKVRPGTLGTAVSGYDLEVRDDDGVRVPSGDVGRLWVRGGSRATAYWRNMPETQRVFRGEWVVTGDLISVDDDGYVTYVGRGDDALKVKGKWLLPAEVESCLLEHDQVTECVVVGAADDDGLVKPVAFVVAARAAPGLAEDLQRFVLERLDPYKHPRQVVVLDDLPRTHLGKIDRAALKRLVASH
- a CDS encoding CapA family protein, whose protein sequence is MDREAAAAREVMRFSVRVPVRSRSTTFTIAVTGDVLPHLPVIAAARRVHGSYDFRTLLRGIRRPIRTAHLALCHLEVPLTRDLTALSGYPAFNAPHHLAAALADVGYDGCSVASNHALDRGTPGVGETLRALDRAGLGHAGTARTRREAQRVRIYRVRGRRVAHLSYTYGLNGAMVPSDRPWTVDLIDRRRILHDARRARRHGAELVVISLHWGAEYVTAPTAAQRRLARRLLASPAVDGLVGHHAHVVQPVGRRHGKVVVYGLGNLLSNQTAACCRPATQDGVIVRLIVGERRDGSLGIRRVEYVPTMVRHPQRRVVAVRRALRRGASGAYAAQLRTSLRRTRRAIGRIAVLSE